caaataaattaccgaaaCAAGCGtacacaaacaagtattattgtacgTCCAATGTATTGCATTAATTGGCACAGTTACTGCTGTTTCGTAttgatttagctttcatcaaaaacactctatatgcttgtagacgaggttttacggtatggctTCAAAGTGAAGCATCGATCGCCTGTCGCTCAAAAATTGtcaggtttgtttgtttttgcaagTGTTGTTAaactatttaaaatatttaaagcatGTAGATTATTCCGAGGttgtttaataatattttgttgaAAGTTCAATATAGAACTCCTACAGATAAATGTAAATGGCAAAGTGAATTAATGGACAATTTTGTGGGAACAAGAAGGACAGATATTTGTATGTATAgcctcaatttcaaatttacaaatgatttaaaattaagatttttaTTACAGAACAATACATAGAATTCTCGGAATaaatgaaatgtttttaaaatgaataaaCGTCAAAACTATTTATCTATATTTTGTAATGAAAAGAAggagttttattttgttttgtgttatgttttcttcaaaaatttcCCGCCAATTTTTAGCGCGATCAAGATAACTTGACACATAATCCGGAAGCAAAGAGCCTAGACTTACCGCATTTGATATCCAAAGGATCTGAACCAATCTCGGAGCAGATCAATGTTTTGTAAGCTTGTTTTTCCTCACTGACTTTGAGGCTATTCGGTGACATATCAATGGCATCTATGTTAATGAATTGATGAGTTTTAAGCTGAAATACGACAAAGAGAAATATCAAGAAAGAAGCATAAAAAATGTGTtctagttttgttgttgttggatcTTCTCTATGTCATTTAAAAGTTAAGATAAGAGAACAAAATACTGATATGCTTGATTCGGATCGCAAATCAACATATTAAACTAAAATAAGTTAATttggttgtttttaaatttaaaagtacttaaaatgattaaaagtaaGCAAATTAGTTCGTATGTGCTACAAGGTTTAAGTTTAATAGGCCGATGAATTTTACTTCATGTAAACATTAACTGTTCATGATTACGTTTAAATTGCTATTAGATTTAGCAAGTTTTTTACAATATCAGTTATCAGTACTTTCAACAAAAAGATCATGTTaaggatgataatgatgatggtttagCATTTTTTGTTACGATCCATGCACGGGATCATTATATCAAACCAACACTACCCCTACCTGCTCGCCTACCAAACCGGTACCAGAACAGAAATCGAGAATCCGGGCATTCTTGTCTGGGAGGTGATCAGCAAGTATACTTGCAGCAACGTGAGGTCCTTTGTAGCCAAATCGTTTGAAGTCCTGAAAAGTTAACCAACATATAGTAAATCTCGCagataataatattatcaaacaCCCAATAGCTTCATTAATACCATAATTAAGACCCattcagcgaaagtgtaaaaaaataattgtttgtaaattgcttaaaagtgaaggataacccagcaaacacaaaacgttttcgacatcattcgcaaaaggttgtaaaaggttgtcagaaagtcgggttatataaagggtatattaagagtataaaacgtttacatatccttaaaaagaattttttgataatctactgctcagcaaacaaaaatgttttacagaaaacgtttgaatgtcgggttatataaagggtataaaaacgttttaataacattccaaaaacattcttgaaaacttgatacaaaacattctaaacagaatgttattttggggagttgaaaaaatattttgcgaaaaatgttgcccaaaatattttcaataacgttttaaaaacgttttcatgacctttgtataacccgacatttaaatattattaaaaggtttaaaaaacattttaagaacatttctgtgtttgctgggttcaaacattttgacataatgttatttaagtattgacacaatatttggcaaaaatgtttataaaaatagtttacaataacattttttgaaaacatttaaaaatattgttgtagtgtgttttcatacaaaacgtttaaaaaaggccatcatgacctttatataaccagagaAGACACCTTCtctgatataacccgacattttaatgttattaaaacgtttttacctaaacccaaagacaaaatataacttatttaaaacgttttaaaaacgtttttgtgtttgctgggaagtcattaaaattgtcattgtggcatttttgaagtgaaacaaatggcaaaaacgaagaaaacagcagtgttgacaaagttgaagccccattcaaatacatgtagctaaattaTATACTgtatgtcagtatataaattacagattcatgtaaaattatGACTTAAATAGACAGCTTTcgactgaaccactagcaggctagcACATCTAAGTTTATGtcaatgacaaaagtaccaaaaggtgaattttgatgatttctacGATCGGCCGGctgagcaaatcgctgaatgggcctttaatatttaAACAATGCTAAATACTTATAGAGATGGCATCAGATTCAAAGAGGTGTCCAAATACGCAGGATACATACATTAACccaaatgttgataaaattaTGTGTTCTTTTCCAAGAGCAAAGATACTTTTTTTTACACAGCAAGGAAGAGTTACCTGGTCATAAGAATCTGCCCATTGATCATATAGAATGAACAATTCGTCTTGGTTAGTCGGCAGTCCCTGGTTGTAAGTTGATGCAAACATATCATCTACAGTGCCCATATTGTTGTCTTTTTGCTTCAAAGCCTGGAATACACGTCATATAATGGACATACTCTACTGCATTAATTAGTATAGTAgaaataatttccatgtgtaaaatgtttgaaatctcTTACCGGCAGTTAGATGCATGGAGACACTtttccgtgaaaaatctgtgactggttgaaaaatccgtgaaagTCTGTGTTTGAttacagatttttcacggatttttcaatCTTTCACAGATTTGTGTCTCCTATGGATATCTCGGAACCGGCAATTATCGCAGGAAATCAACATTTTGTCACAATATTGCAGAAACCGCAATGTATAGCCTACTTAGTCTGCAACAATTTGCATAATATGCAGAAATGTGATTTTCAATATAATTTACATAAAATAATGTTCTGCAGATGGTTCGTTGTTTTCGTTTATTGCAAGAAATGTAATGATATCTAAAGACACACGGGCTTTTACACAGTGTTACTCTGAGGAAATTATTTAATATAACTTAAATTAACCCCATAGTATTGTTTAATTTTAACGGTATTattagctttaataaaaatattaatcagaATGAAAAAACTGCATACAAACTGCATAttatgcacacaggtgcctaaaATGTCATATATTTACTATCTCCGTAAAATGTTGATACGAAAACAAACTATTTTGATTTGTTTATAAACGTAGGTTTTCATTAAAAACTAGTGAATTCATTTTATGGAATTGTCACTTACCCAACTAGCTGCAGCTCGATAAAAGTGCACAGCTGATGTACTGATATCAAGTTAAATGGTATCctgtttaaaaatgttaatcaaaatgcaaaatactaataacaaataataataaaataatataatgcaATTTACATAGCGCATTATGCAAACTGAGCCTCGATACGCTTCACAGAAAAGAGGCAACAATTGCTACACATGTAGGCTACAAGCTTTGAAATCCAAAAGATGTTTTCGAGTAGGATTATTATTAGAACTTACCTAAAATCCTGGCATTCTCTTTGGTTTAACAATCTGAATTAAAGTATGTACCTGTCCAGCAAGATAACGCTATTAGAAGAAAAAATGCCTGCTTACCCTGTATAGCTTTAACACACACCAGCGCCTATATTTATGAGCTACGTGTGTTTCATAACTTGAGGCctattgaagacagagataaaaaaaagactagtttgcgtctgacgtcgctgtcaatcaaattccctgcgatccttgattggttaatagcgcgtaaatggaaggccgatttatctggtgccgatcggagaaaaggaatagcacaaaatggcgattacgtacttttacaaggcaaaaagcaacttttcaagGCATGGTGtaaaaaagtttcctactataaagacttaacttttgagatggtttgtatgtttgaaggtgcaaaattaacaataaggcgcccggttttatcgCCGCGTTCCATCAACtcacatcatcacgacacttgtaaacacaccgtgctcgagtttgattgacagatgacgtcagacgcaaactagtcttttttatctctgtcttccagtatAATATTATTCTCTAATATTATTTTCGTAATGCTTATTGCATATGTACTGTGTTAATTAACCCTGACCATGCAGTGAACACGGTGAAACACACCATTGCACAAATTAGTCTCATTTGTATAAGTTCAGTAACATCTATTCAACAATCATACGAGCAGCCCCAGTGATTTTATTTCATTGACTAAATTGCTTTGCTGGAACCAATATTTTGCTCCCTTTGCTGGTACATTACGTGTGATATTCATTGTTTTAATGAGTCAAGCCAACCGTTTTGGTACACATAATAATACGACGTATGAAACCAGGATTTGACTTTTGGATCAATGGTGTCGTGTATTTTATAATTCATGTTTTCAAGTTAATATAAGGTGATTTCCAAGGTGTAAAAAAACCAATCATACGAGCAAATTTGACCTATATAATGAGCTTTTATACCTAAGACAtttaaaaggtcattcaattgATGTATAAacatattgaggttaaagaactgggCCTTATAGATGAGCATTATAAAGCATCTGACGTCATGACGTCGATGTGATtgattgctgacctgcgcagtacgcaaactagtctttttatttgGGTCTTCAATAATTATACCTGAAATGCTGGCAAGTTTGTTAAAACAGACATGAAAAGCATCAGGCTTATGCAGTTTTgttatccaaatttacacattttcaattttttgtcaAGCTGTTTTGGTCCTTTCAAGGCCGAATTCACGCGGTTTTTTAGACAGTTTTCAAATTAGCCGTTCTCATGCCTGTAAAAGCATCTATAATGTATCACACACCAGCGCCTACATCATAATATTCAGGaatactaaataataatatttataatgatTATTGCATATGTACTATCATCAATTTTAATTAACCAGAGAAATACAACCATTGCCCAGCTGTTGAAACGATTGGATGGCCAATAGCCGGTGCGTGTAAATTTGACATACATTACATTATACCCTTGTGGTCTTTGGGACCTAAAACCACCTCAAGCTAATTTCAATCCTTCTATCCTCCCCTCGTGTGTTATTGAAAATTGGCACGATAAGGCGACGGGAAAAAACCTCATACATACGACAGTAGTAGAAATTTATAATTGAAATTCTTTTAAAGCAataagaattggacaaaagtatgagaattgaactttttcatccaaatgaatgagacatACCAATTAACGTATTAATTTACCTGTCacgttgttttaaatgagaatATTTAACACTTATGTCAGGTTGTTGacatgttaattaatatttctaattcatttggatgagaacgtTTCATAGAAACAagaacattttcaattctcatagttttgtccaattctcatcgctttgaaagaattctcatttcaAATTTACACTAGTCAAAGGTACCACTGCATGGCTCAAGTGGGCACTTTCACATgactttcttttgatcacttattgacagtagcatgTCCGATGAAGCGTGattacgctgtcaggtcagttaccgattgaATATTCACGCACGCTTTGTACGttcacttgggatagtcgacaggtaCTCATACGGGCAAGCTTGACCACGCTTAGCAactttttgaaaatgcaccaaatttcaaatactggtatcaatctttatcAAGAgcttttggtatcaaattagagctaacaagattctgcatacgaccatatcaatcaaattgttattgtAAATCTAATCTGAATCTACCTTACGAATATGATATCCTCTGTAACATTTTTTATGATTTGGATCATATTTCCATTATCCTTCGCATTACCTCGCTACTTTTCTTGGAAAGTTTATCGTTTCCGTCTCAGTAACCTTTCGAAACAATCCGCACCCCTTGGTAATAGTATCCTAGTTTGCAGTACCTGCAAGACCACTGGGCACAGCATGATATGTTTGGTTGTGAGTGCAtggatcatgttgataacagatctaatgttGTAGAATTTAAAGAAATCTGTATCATAATAATGGACcgcattgaagtcaaagtaattatcttaTACTGTATCGTTTTTGGGGCGCCCGTAACGGCGGGGCACCTtattggcatgactttgtgaaaagcttctaatttcactcttgctagatttacttcgcaattgttttgctaaaagtatgcccagtttaaaaaaaaaccacaatttgcttggattttattttattattgttttctgacgGGATAAAATCTTgcgcgtatattctttgtttcaaatacaaaattaatggacttataaaaacaccagataaaccgagacctttgacctttgaatgGATTacaccagtttaccgcctcttagaacccgatagacggtgaccaacactatggactacaaaagcctaatctcaatggcatagtccaataacctcaaataaacaatcatagtgcaaaatttgacctaatttgcagagtatgagtttttgtttcaaagtcatttaatgaatgtacaaatgtactggggttaaagaaccgtgtgctgatagatgcgcatgttgtggatcctagtgcaaggtgaccataaggccaaaaaaaaaagaagtttgcttgccctcaaccgaccggccgtataaattttggaaatcagaaaacgGTGTgtgttttttctatttactgtacaaaagaataccgaccctatctTTGGAAATTcctgcgattttttttttcttttcaaattgttgcattttggagatgtaaaaaaatgtatttgtgttcaacattttagttgttttgtaatgttaattgattcattttgacaccaaaattgtctgatttttcatattttgaaccttaattaatacaaacagtagagtttgctagtaataaaaaaagaaaagaaaacgaaAAGAAATCCCACGGCCGCCtgacccaattttgaaaattcatttgagggcaagcaaacattttttttattgtcCTAAGATCAAAAAAGGCAGTGACTATACAATGTAAACATGAGCAAGGCCATGTTTTTGAGTAGTACTGATAATGATAATTGCACGCTAATTAAATCTGAATATACAATTAAAAACCGctcattttgtaaacagataatactctgtggttatttatggaagAAAGTTAATGGAACTGCTCTCATTCTCTCATTGAAATAACTGATATATTAaacacacattttgttttgtcaacgataAAAATCCGTTCACAGTTTTTACGACATTAtttgacaattcaattcattcagaaaatgcaagattggatcatggaggtagtactagctactacctccatgattgaaTAATAATCATGCAGTCTTTTTGATTTAATGTGCttgtaactaaatcctgttatctacatggtacaagacagaaaaggcaaacagacagaaatttcgAGTTTTAAtcagagagttgacaggaagttgtaaaagttaaattgttatgaacatgattggtgtaagcgcgaaaatgttgaatgtcagatcaaagtcatccgaggtgtgTTAAGTGAtgtcgatcacaattctgcgccaaaattgttacaggtcatctgAGGCAATATCTGTGGGTGGACtaagtatatatatatttggattgtcagaacaccttccccaatcaaacacatttctcttgcatttgatcatcttctactcttcccttgaaaaatcattacaataccaaatctacacaccatggaattcaccatatcacgtacgtccaagctcacattgggcatcccattccttttaaaggaatttttattatggataaacatgactcaaaatgttattgctgaAATAATtgctatcttaaacatcagttttctattttcaacgggaaaatccgatgcaaaatgtattttagggcctagctatgaTACATGCATAGTTTATACATGTAgcctatatttataaataattgtcttactttattattttaataacttatttaattataaataaaatgatacgTAAGCAAAGTGAATCCACTTTCTGtctttatttgattcataaagttacattcaacaaaatgattgaagagaaaactcACAATGCAGATTATAGAATTAAATAGGTAAAATGTCATGCCGATAGCTTCGTAGGAGTATCGGACTATTAACAATCAACACAGTGAGTAAtcaatctttttgattaaatacattatgtgcttgccactatctactataatagtaaactatacattgcgaattaatattaaaatattttgaaataaaatctgagacgtgtcatgtcaaaaccagacacttttgggcaggttatcaattttgaggtttttacataataaatatagacatattttcctccacaacgctgtttccccaatgaaatcggacattcctaagcgaagatattgagttcgtaagttatggtattataaaactggaaattgagatatcggcctttaaagatattattgacaatattgggaataggaattacctttaaaatgtctcaaaaatacaagatgcctgttatattccggtctgaaactatcagaccatattttaaacattaataacatcacaaattcgcaacaaacccaaattgtgaaaaaatcaaccccgggcagatttttgcctatttctccatttacgatcctgcgcaaaagtgtctgcttttgacatgacacgtcacataattataaccaattaactaaaaactacagtgtattttcttaatattgataataagcatgggtaaaggGCAGAAAAAACAAAAAGGACAATTTGGAGTattgaattaaagagttgactgTTGCAGTGTTCATGTTCTCAtaattgatggtttggtggactatcatgaacatgatggatcataagcGCGATTCTAACAATGCCTTTcccccaaactaattacaagacctcttctacattgaagctggctttcccttttaaagagaATTTTTATCTGTAACTTAATTTAGTCCTCCAAAATAACCGTGGCACATTAACCCTTACATTTTTCAAGGCGGGTGGGGGTACACGTTATTTTATAATCAAAGTAAAGAGCAGATTAGAGACAAAAACTAATAGCGGAAATGTGGCCTGACGTAAGCCCTAAAAGAGCAAACAAGCAAAGAGGGCAGGCTTCTTTAATCAAACCTCAAGCCACAAGTCGTGATCAAGATCCTCATtcattaacattttttgaaattcttcgGATTTCAAACTTGGATTGCCAGGTTTGGGTATTGGACCTTCATAACTGTAGTTACACTCACAGTCTGGATAGGACTCAGGAGTACAACATGGAATTACATCCGAAGATCGGCTATCTAATAAGGGAGGTCCTAGGACCATGGTATCCAAAAAAACATCCAATTTGGACATCATTTCAACTAGAACAGCTTGGTGTTCGGGGATAGCAGTATCCAAAGAATATGCTTCATTGGGATCTTTGTCAACATTGAACATCAGTGGAGGATCGTGATCACTAAGACAATCTGGTGGGAAATTGGGATTAGGAGTACAAGCACCACAATAGGTATTTTGCTGTAATGGGAAACCCCCATCTCCACATCGCCCTGGTTCTGCGTGATGACCCTCCTTTGTCCAGGCTTTCTGGGTATGGAAATGAAACTTGTAGCTGCGATACCGTACAGCATATAAAGTGCTTTCGCAATAGAATACCAGAATACGAGGATCATGGCTTGTTACGTCAACTTCGTTGAATAAACGTTTCGTAGCTACGGGTTCCGGCTGGGGTTCGGGCCACCAATTGAAGAGCGTTGAAGAAATATCTTGACCGTCCATAGGCCTATCATCTGGAACGGAACCACCAACGATATTCATTAACGTTGGAAAAATGTCCGTCATGCTGGTCAATTCATCACTGGTAGTTTTGGGTCTGATGTGGCCTGGCCAGTGAAAGATAGTAGGTACGCGAATGCCGCCTTCCCAGAATTGCATTTTTCCACCTGTAACAAGTTTAAGAAAATTCATGTATTCATTATCATCAACTAATATTTGTGTAATTCAATGATattgatcatgatgataggagtATAATTTTAGCACTCACTTCAGCTTTTGATGGTATCAGAGGGCACTCAAGTCACGGCTTTAGGTGAACCTATAACGAATTCcggtggtttgcgagtgaagaaATTTCCGCGTTATCGACTGATTAGGTAAAATAATaggtaaagttaaatcgaattctgttattctggaaataaaatttgcaacttacatgcgGGGAAAATATGTTAACGCATTCTTAGGTAAcagttattaattatttatagGCTGTTCATTGCAATCGCCTCGTTCCATTCAATAGAACTCGTGTGAGCTCAGTGACACCCTTAAAGGgcagatctattgcaaaaacaagtttatttccattctaagagaataattattacattacaaattgacactcgttgcaataattttttatgcgtatttctcctgaaaaaggagaaattgtgtgggtaaagttcgggcttctacgtgttcttcccccgtttgaagcgaaattaattttcaaggcagcgggctgatgaagtaagtaaatgaagcggacactctcatgctctcatttacttgtgtgatacaatcacaatcactttgacaagtttgacataagCAACAAtcagttgtactattatttaccacaacattgttgcataacaatatgcagactattgttctcattcgggaaacaaagcctcacacagtattgttactatgcgtttgctttgtaatatttcatccaactgaatcTATAATagctatagcattgcaatatcgcacagggaaattagatacatgagtttgtggactttaaaaggtcattaaaggggcactttTGGTCTGAATCGAAATGCCTTCAAAATACTTCTTCTGCCCCAAACAGCATAGAAGGATAATGCcatttgcacacatgtattgttattactttGTCCTTctggggtgttcacagatttgggatcaaatgtcattaaagggccATGCCCGATCTGAatcgaaataccttcaaattgcttcttctgccacaaacaacatagcgGGGTGACACtatttgcacatatgcattgttattaccatgtgcatatagggtgttgacagatttggggtcaaaggtcattaaggggtaaaatcttacaattgcattatctggacatctgtaaggggtatggggctcaaactcagtgacaacaaatctcatgaccagggaaacatttcgcaggggtcagatcaaaggtcatacagaggtcaaatgttagaaatgcatttcctggacatctgtaaggtgtacatggctcaaacttggtgacaacaaacttaatgatcaggggaacattttggaacactttgcaggggtcaggtcaaaggttatcttgggtcaaatcttataatttcatgttctagatatctgtaaggggtatggggctcaaactcagtgacaacaaatctcacgaccaggggaacattttgcaggggtcaagtcaaaggtcatgcagaggtcaaatcttagaaatgtattttctggacatctgtaaggggtacagggctcaaactcggtgacatcAAACCTCATGACTAGGGGAACATTTGTGGAACATTTTTAGGGGTCAGATACATCTACAACACCAGCAagtcccagctaggtttgtggtctatgaccaccatttgccactagttgccATTTCCTACTCTCCTATAAATGGAACTCTCTGTGATTAAGTAATGGTATCTGAAGGGCGTTGGATAGAAGTAACGATCTTGTGAAATGGGAACACACAAGCTAGTCCTGTTACTTTTCAACACTTGGGATATACAAAATAGCACCACATAACTTTATTGAAGTCGCAATTAATGCCCATGCGCTTAATATCTACACAGCAAACCCAAAACGTTTTTAAGACGTTTCAAactggttatattttgggtttaggtttaggtgaaaacgttttaataacattaaaatgtcgggttatataaacgttgtacactacaataacatttttaaatgttgtcaaaatgttattgttaaatatttctgcaaacattattaaaaaaaaaaaaaagaaaaatatcttcggcagcaagttttcaaaaatggttttgaatgttattaaaacgttttatacccttaatataatgAACCcgatattttcatattttctgtcaacctttcatacactcctagatagtgcgaaccaatcagagcaaacgtaagtaaattactagccgtgcataagtattgtataattgcacgggcgcgcactccgcgtagtacgcgtagtgctttcggacgcgttcatttttcttgcgggtggatgcattttatttgtttgcattttccaacatttttagtggcaattttgttataaaagtagcaaaaatcacgggatttcATTTTTCGTGCAtgaaatgcgtatcacttgttgctcgagaaattgtataaaataatgcacATGCCCTATGTCACCTGATCGATAATGCAAAATAACGAAATATCCTAAAAAACCTAAGAAAACACAAGAATATTGTAACATAACACAAAAATtcacaacattctctaaaataacggaaaatatcagtagatattctaagATAACGCTGAATTTTAggaaatattctaaaataacttgtttttttaaaggatactttgcgttatcgatcaggtGACATAGGGCct
This genomic stretch from Amphiura filiformis unplaced genomic scaffold, Afil_fr2py scaffold_50, whole genome shotgun sequence harbors:
- the LOC140144350 gene encoding methyltransferase-like protein 27, with translation MGTVDDMFASTYNQGLPTNQDELFILYDQWADSYDQDFKRFGYKGPHVAASILADHLPDKNARILDFCSGTGLVGEQLKTHQFINIDAIDMSPNSLKVSEEKQAYKTLICSEIGSDPLDIKCDTYDGLVCCGSFVPGHLNQSCFPEMIRIVKPGGIIVISMREEYLWTAKEFQNNQLEEAIQDMVAQEKWILVARKTCEGFFHDKTGVTFVFKTLV
- the LOC140144349 gene encoding arylsulfatase-like is translated as MMWHVDEPSTLGCALYKNATIIQQPYSHYGLSETLVNDAVDFIRSSQQAPPPHRKPFFLYYALTQTHVDLFTSNEGFRGSSKRGRYGDNINEMSWEVGAILDEVKRLGLASNTLSIFSSDNGPWLQLCNEGGDAGVFKGGKMQFWEGGIRVPTIFHWPGHIRPKTTSDELTSMTDIFPTLMNIVGGSVPDDRPMDGQDISSTLFNWWPEPQPEPVATKRLFNEVDVTSHDPRILVFYCESTLYAVRYRSYKFHFHTQKAWTKEGHHAEPGRCGDGGFPLQQNTYCGACTPNPNFPPDCLSDHDPPLMFNVDKDPNEAYSLDTAIPEHQAVLVEMMSKLDVFLDTMVLGPPLLDSRSSDVIPCCTPESYPDCECNYSYEGPIPKPGNPSLKSEEFQKMLMNEDLDHDLWLEV